The window GATCTGCTTACGCAGTTCGGTCAGCCTTTTGCCTGTCGCGCCACTGCGAAGTGGTGGCTAGCTGTCCTTGCGGTAGAGAAGCTCGCGCATCGCTTGCCTGCGAGCCGCGTTCGCTTCGCTGGCGTTTTTGCGTTCGTCGGCGTCCATGCGCTGCTTCGTGACGGGATCGGATGATTCGGGAGCGCTGCACTCAGGGCAGCGATTGGCAAAACCGGGTTTGTCGGGCTTGAGTTCAAACTCTTCGGAGCAGATGGCGCAAACTTTGATAGGGAAAGCCATAACAGATTTATTTTACGACTCTGGTGGCGAAGTCGTCAGCTTGTGGGCCGCGGGGCGTCGGATAGTTTCGAAGTCGTTATGATTTCGAGAAACTGAATGGCGCTCAAGCTTGGACTTGAGCGCCATTGTTTGTGCAACGAACGAACTGTTATGAACAATTAGGGTTTGGCGCTGGCGGTGTTGGTCTTCTGGGCCAGCTTGGAGTGGTCTTCGAGGGTCTGGGCCTCGGGCAGGAAGGTGACCGCCTTGGCGATCTGCGGATCCCACTCGGCGCGGACTTTGAGGCCTTCGAGTTGACCGAACTGTGAGGTGAAGAGCTCACTCTTAATGCTCTCCTTGATCCATCCGTCCACACCGGCGATGTCTGCGTCGGTGTATTCGATCTGGGTGTCTTTGAGGAAGGACTTGAACTGCTGCATGACCGCATCGTCGACCACGAAATCTTTGGTGACGGTGTGGGAGGCGAGGTAGTGCTTGCTGAAGTTGAAGAAGGCATAGTGGACGAGGAGATTGTCCTGGAAGTGATTGGACTTCAGGTTGTCGATCTTCTCGTCGGGAGTGATGCCGCCGCCGCCGTAGACGGTGCGGCCGGAGTCGGTGAGTTTGACCTCGAGGTTGCTCTTGTCCTTGGCTTTGTCGGAGTCGTCGCGGACGTAGTAGTAGTCGTAGAGCGAGACGTGATCATAGTTACGCTGAATGAGGCGGCCGGAGGGGGTGTAGTAGTGATAGGTGGTGAGGGCGAGGCCGGTGTTTTCGGTGATCTGGAAGACGGTCTGGACAAGGCCCTTGCCGAAGGTGGTTTCGCCGGCGATGAGAGCCCGGTCATGATCCTGCAGGGCGCCGGAGACAATCTCGGCTGCTGAAGCAGTGTTGCGATTGACCAGGACGACGATGGGGAACTTTGGTCCCTCTTCGCCGCGGGTGGCCCGATAGACCTGGTCGGGGAAGGCGCGACCGCGTTGCGAGACTACAATCTGCCCCTTTTGCAGGAACTTGTCGGACATGTTGACAGCTTCGTTCAAGAGGCCACCGGGGTTGCCGCGGAGGTCGAGGACGAGACCGTGGATGTCGCCGAACTTGTCGAGGGCGTCGCCGACTTCGTGGCTGGTGGTTTCGATGAAGCTCGAGACGTGGATGTAGCCGATGCCCGGGCTAAGCAGGAAGGCGAGGTCGACCGAGGGGCGGGGGATTTCGTCGCGGACGAGATCGAAGACCAGGGGGCGGGATGAACCTTCGCGCATCATCGTGACGGAGACGTGCGTGCCGCGTGCGCCTTTGAGCATGGTGGCTACGCCGGTGGAGTCCATGCCTTCGGTGGATTTGCCGTCGACTGTGAGAATCTCGTCGCCGGGGCGGATGCCGGCTTTATAGGATGGGGTGCCTTCGAACGGGTAAAGGACGACGATTTTGGTTTTGCCGTTGGGCGTGGGCTGGGGCTGGATGGTCATGCCGACGCCGTAGTACTTGCCGTGCTGGTCCTCGCGCATCTGGGCGAAGGCTTTGGGATCGTAGAAGTTGGAGTGGGGATCGAGGACATGGAGCATGCCGGGGATGGCACCGTCGTAGATTGCCTTGTCGGTCTTGTCGGTGTTGAGGGGCTCGGCGTAGTTTTGCTCGACGAGGGAGTAGACGTTGGTGAAGGAGTGGAGGGAGTCGCGGAGAGTGGACTCATCGTTGGCGGACTGGGCGGCGACCTTCTGATTAATGAAGGAGCCGATGACAGCGCAGGTAGCGAGAAAAACAGTGGCGGAGAAGAGAGCGCGGTGAGTGCGGGGAGCCATGGGCTTGGATATACCTCGAAGAGAAACGGCGCTTGCGGACGCGCAGGGACAGACGTCCTAGTTTGACGGAGTATAGCATCCGGAGGTGAGCCGAGGCCTGTTGCAAAAGAGGGATTCGCTTGTTCGGGGCGTGGCAGTTAGAATTGGGTACGGATACCGTCCAAACCTGTGGTGAGTCTAAAAGAAACAGGGCTGGCGTGTTATGCGGTGGACGTTTCATCGCGGATGTCGACAAAGATACGAGTGACGATGACCTTGAGAATTTCGCAGTTTGCGGTGGTGTGTGGGCTAGGTTTGCTGGCACTGCCGGGAGTGGTGCAAGCACAGGCGCCGCGGTACCAGAGCCCGTTGAGCGTTCCGAATGCACCGCAGCCGCAGCTGACGCTGCCTGTCACTCAACCGATTACACCGAATGGAACCGTGGTGGAAGACGTGGTCGTGCATGTGAACGACCAGATCATCAGCCGGAGCGACGTGGAGCGGGCCGAAGAGGGGCTTGCGCAGGAGAACCAGCAGACGGGCGCGAGCGCCGCCGAGGCTGCAGAGCGGCAGAGGAATCTTCTTCGCGACATGATCGATAAGCAGCTGCTGCTGTCGCGCGGTAAGGAGTTGGGGATTAACGCCGATGCTGAAGTGATTCGTCGACTGGATGAGATTCGTAAGCAGAACAAGATGGACACGATGGAGGACCTGGAGAAGGCCGCACGGCAACAGGGCGTTTCTTTTGAGGACTTCAAGGCAGGCATTCGGGACAACGTGATTACGCAGCAGGTGGTGCGGGACGAGGTGGGCCGCCGGCTGCAGATGACGCAAAACCAGGAGCAGGCTTACTACGACGCGCACAAGCAGGAGTTTTCGCAACCGGAGCAGATCAAGCTGAGCGAGATCCTGATTCCGACAGCTGCAGATGCTGACGAAGCGGCAGTTGCGCAGGCGAAGGCCAAGGCCGAGACGGTCGAGGCAAAGCTGAAGTCTGGCAGCAAATTCGAGGATATGGCTGAGGCGTTTTCCGGCGGCCCGACGGCGGACAAGGGTGGAGATCTCGGACTTTATAAGCGTGGAGCGCTGGCGAAGGTTCTCGAAGACCAGACGTTCGGACTGAAGGCAGGCGAATGGACGGCGCCGATTCGTACGCGGCAGGGATTTGTAATCCTGAAGGTAACCGACCACGTGGATACCGGTGTGCCACCGCTTAAGGATATTGAGCCACAGATCCAGGAGGCAATGTATTCCGAGCAGATGCAGCCTGCGCTGCGTGCTTATCTGACGAAGCTGCGTGAAGAGGCGTATATCGATATTCGAGCGGGGTATGTGGATTCGGGAGCGAGCCCGAAGCAGACCAAGCCGGTGTTTACAGCTTATGCGCCGCCAGTGGCGAAGAAGAAGAAGGTTCAGCAGAAGAAGAGGTTCGATCGTGGAACAAAGTATTCGACGGTAGCGAAGACTACGGGGGCACCGGCTACGACTGCTGCTGTGGCCACGACTACGACTGTGACGAAGAACGGGAAGACTGTTGTCAAGGCGAAGAAGGTGAAGCGGGAGAAGATACGGTATGGGCAGGCTCCGCGGAACTCTCTGCCTCCAGGGCCCCAAGAGACCGCCTCGGGAGCGGATATAGGGGAGGGGGCGGCGTCTGCGACGGCTGCTGCCGCGGCTCCGGGAACGGCTATTGCACCGGTGGAAGGGGTTGCGCAGGAGTCTTCGACGTCCGATACGGGTCCGAATCCGCTGGCGGCTACAGCGGCTCCGCATGGAAAGACTCGCTATAGCGATCGTGCGAAGGTAGACGCTGAGAAGAAGGCCGTGAAGGTAAAGAAGAAGAAGGAAAAGGCTGCTGCAGCGTCGGCTCCTATGACTGCCGAGGAGAAGGCGGCGCAACAGACCCAGGCTGCACCGCTTGGTTTGAACGGCGATACGGCCAAGAAGAAGAAAAAGGTGAAGGTGAAGGGAGCGCCAAAGGAACGGCTGCAGAACAAGCCTCCTGCGCCACCCGCTGCGCCACCTGTAGAGACGCCGTCGAAGGCTCCTGATCGTGGGACGCCGATGGAAGGTGTGCATGGAACTGGAACACCTGCTCCGAAAGCAAGCGACACCACGACCTTGCCGCCGGCGACCGCGCCTCCTGCGAGTAATCCTCCAGATGCCGGACAACCGCCTGCGACACCGGGTTCGCCGATTCCGACGCCGCCACAACAGTAGTTTTCTTCATAAAAGCATGGATTGACGCGAGGGCTTCGGCTCTCGCGTTTTCTTTGGCCGGAACGTTGTTGACGACGCGGTATTCTGGATGGGATGAAAGACTTTTTTATTGAAGATGCGGCGCGGTTCGATAACTCGACTGTCACGACTTATTTTGTTCTGACGTCGATGCAGGTGAGAGATAAGAAGCAGGGTGGACAGTATCTTGCATTGACGGTGAGCGATAAGACGGGATCGCTTGAGGCGCGCATGTGGGACGAGGTCACCGACGCGATAGCAACCTGTGATGAAGGTTGCTATGTGAAGGTGCAGGGGGACATCTCGAAGTATCAGGGGAAGTTCCAGATTACGTTGAAGAAGCTGCGACTGGCGGCGGAGTCGGAGATCGATCCGAAGGACTTTCAGCCTTCGACGAAGTTCGACGTGGAGCAGATGTGGGCGGAGTTGCGGGGGTATGTTGAGGCTTTCAAGAACGCGGAGCTGCGGCGGCTGGTGTTTGCGTTTCTTGATGATGAGCAGATAGGGCCTGCGTTTAAGGCTGCTCCTGCGGCGAAGCGGCTGCATCATGCGTGGCTCGGTGGGCTGTTGGAGCATGTGTTGACGCTGGTGCGCGTGTGTCTTACTACGGCTCCGTTTTATCCCGAGGTGGATGCGGATCTGCTTGTTACTGGGGCGATTCTGCATGATATTGGGAAGATTCGTGAGCTTTCGTGGGGGTCCAGCTTTAGCTATACGCTTGAAGGCCAGATGATTGGGCATATCAGTATTGCGCAGGGGATGCTGCGGGAGAAGGTGCAGCAACTGGCGCCGTTTCCGGAGAAGTTGCGGGTGCTGGTGGAGCACATGATCTTGAGCCACCATGGAAAATATGAGTTCGGTTCGCCGAAGTTGCCGATGACGCCGGAGGCTCTTCTTTTGAGTGCTTTGGATGATCTTGAGGCGAAGATGCAGGCGATGCGAAATGAGTTTGCGGCCGCGGCCGCGAGCGGAAAGAGCGGTGGTGAGGTGACGGACTGGGTGAGGAGCATGGACCGTCCGCTGCTTAATAGCCAGGGGTATTTGAAGGACGAGTAGCGTTTTTTCGTGTTCGAAAGCAGGAAAAAAGTTGAGCGTGGTGGAGGGGTGTTTTTGCTGGGGTTTTGCTGATTTAGGGGTGTTTTTTGGGTGGTAATTTGTGGTGAATTTGTGGTGCGATGCATGGTAAACGTGGTATTTAAACGGCCACTATTTCAGGTCTAAAAAATACGCCATGGTTTTGAAGTTTATTTTTGTATGGTTGACGCGACGAAGGTGTTCGTCGCCACCAGGTGTTCTATTGAGAGAGTTCAACTCATTCTTCGTGAGGCCTCCTCTGACGAACCCGAAGGAAGATCTACGCTCTTAATGAATCCCAATACTTCACTTAGAGTCTGAGGTACGTCACCTACGACGACTCCAGTCTGTGTTGTTGTTGAAGGCTGGCCGCCGCGCGTTCCATCACGTTAACCTGGCGCTCAAGTCGGCGCAGCTGTTGCTCCGCGATGTTCGACTCTGTGTATAAAGCAGAGGCTGCAGGGAGCATCGTATCGGTGGGCTTGACGGCCTGGTTTGCCACCATCGATCGACTCAACTCGTCGAGCCGGCTTATAACGACTTCAACTCGATGGACGGCGGATTCGCTGGCCGTTCCGACAATGGCAAGCGCTGTGACGGCGCGTGCGAAGCGCTGCAGATAGGTGACGAAGGTCAAAGCGCTCTCCCATTCCGAACCTGACGTGTCTTGCTTCCAGCTGAGATCTGGCTCCAGCAGCAGTCTGTCCAGCGTCTCCTGTGCATCGATCACTGCGAGTCCGGAGCGTCTGCGTGCGGGGGCCAGGACCTGACGCTCTGCGGCCTGGCGCTCCTCGGGGCGAGCCTTCCAAAAGCGCAGCATGGCCGCGACATAGGCAGAGTCCGCAGCCGCTGCCTGCCCGAGAAGTCTACCCAGTTCGAGCTTCTCCTGTTCGGGCCACAGAAGGCGCATAGCCAGTACGGCCACGAGAGCGCCGATCAATGTCATCTCGATTCGCACACCGGCGAAGTGCCAATCGCGCAGGTGGGGGAGACTCATGAGCACGAACGTTGGGGTGAGAAAGAAGCTATACCACGCATAGTTGACCGCGTAGGTGGCCAAAGTCAGGACGGATGTCGCGGTGAGGACGATCACGATTCCCATCTGACTATGAATCGATGCTGCGAGGACAGCAGCGAGGACACCGCCTGCGATTGTTCCGGCCACGCGTTGCATGCTCTTGCGGTAGGTGCCCGAGCCATAGGGCTGAAGCACGATGACCGAAGTCATTCCGAGCCATGAAGCATGAGCGAGGTGCATGCTCCACATGATCGCCACGTCGATAGCGCCTACTACGGCGACGCGCAGTGCATGGCGCATCATCAGCGATTGGCCAGTCCAGTTTGCCCTGACGATTTCAGTCCAGCTCATCGCGGCACCTGCGGCGAGCTGACGCTCTGCCAAGCCGTGATCTGCGAGCGCGGACCACCGCTTTGCGACATCTCCTGCCCGTATATCCAGACCGCTCCAGAGGGCGTGTACGGCTTCAAATGCGATTTGAATGTTCTGCATTGCGTCGCTCTCATCGGCTGCGAAGTGAGCGATCAGGGGGCTGTCGGTCAACTTCCGCTTTGCGATCTCCTGTTCGCGGCCTAGTAGAAATTCGAGAGAGTGTGATCCTTCGGAAGTGAAGGATGCTGCGGCGTCGGCCGGCCTCTCGCGCAAGCCGTCGGCGATAGCTCTCTCGGCTCCGCTTAGCCAGCGCAGGGCATCCAGGAGGGCCAGGCGCGATACCTCATCTTCTGTATTTTCGACAAATTCGGTCCACCGGATGGTTTTGGCGAAGAGCATGTCGGCGGTTTCAAGAAGTACAGTGAGGCTGCGTGCGCGCACGGTCCGCGAGGCAGTTCTTGCTGCTGTTGCCTCAAGTGCTGCTCTTGCCTCTTCCATCGTGAGCCGCATGGTTCGTTGCAACTGATGTACCCGAGCTCGCTCCGCCTCGCGCTGGTCGCTTTGGGGAGCGGTGTCCTTTACCTGTGCGGTGAAGATGGCCAATGTGTTGTAGCAAGCGGCTACCTGCAGGCGGGCCGGTCGAAAGGGATCCAGAGGCCAGAGGATGAGGCTCAAGAGGGTTGCCCATGCGCAGCCCAGAGCAAACTGGAAGGCTTCTATGAGCGCGCCGTGAAGCGAATGAGAGGCTCCGCCAAAACCGGCGAAGTAGATCACTAAGATAATTACGCTGGTCGAGGCGATGGGCTGGGCGATGACGCGGGCGTAGGTGATTGCAAAACAAAATGCCGCCGTGACCAGCAGAGCGACTGCCAGAGGAGTCGCAGCAAGGGAGGCCACAAGACAGGCTGCTGCGCCGCCCAGCATCAACGTTCCCATGGTCAGGAGCCGGCTCCAATAGGGGCCTCCGTTGTCGACCAGGATGGCTTCGAACCCTCCGAGAGCTGCCCAACCTATCGGCTGACCCAGCATGCGGCACACGAGGGATGCGACCAGGACAGCGAGGCCCGCACGTAGACCACGCGACCATTGAAGCTTTCGTGCGGCGCTGTTCCAGTTCCTCAACAACGTCATGGAACTAGTCTAGCGTCATGGAAATGAGGAACTCCACTGAACAGGACAGCTTCTGGATGGCAGGCGGCAGCGATTTTGATCAGCCACGTTTGATTGCGCTGCGTGCTTGATTGCGCTGTTTGATGGCGAGTTGTGTCGATGGCAAAGTTTACTTCGATGGCTCGGGGGGTATTGGCCGGATGGATTTCATGATGCTTTGTCCACTCTCCTGATGAAAGGTGAGGGCTACGCGCGATCCCTGCTTGATGGATTGCAGCTGCTGGGATTCGGCGGGGCTGATCGCGAAGGTTCGCTGTGAGACTTGTGCCGATGAGTGACCGGCGGGGCTCTGACTGATGGATGGCACGTTGATGGTGATGGAGTCTGCTGTGACTTTTTCGACTACGCCGGTGGTGATTCCGCATTGCGTGTCGCATCCTGCCTTGGGAGGGAAGACGCTGCAGTCGCAGGTGGCGGTCTTTGGCGGCTCGGTTGGACCGGAGGTAGTGACGGGTGTGGGCTTGTCTGGCGGTGTTGGCGCGGGGGATGAAGGGCATCCGATGAGAAACGGGATGGCGCAGGTGGCTGCTAAGAGAAGAACGGATCTTCCGTGATTCGACATCAGGAGGCCTCCTCGGATTGATTGGAGCAGATCCACCACACAATGTATATGAGGAGCCAGACGGCTCCGATGAGGAGAGATATCTCGAGTGAACCGATCTGGATGCGCGTTGCGTTGGTGATCTCTTCGGCGATGCTGTTGAGGGTCTTTTCCTGGGGTGTGGCGCGTGAGGCTACGAGGTAGGCGACGTAGGATCGCTGCACCATGATGCCCTGGTAGATGGAGACGGCGAGGCAACACCACATGGGAATGAAGAGAAAGTAGGCGGCGCGGACTTTTTGATTTTGCGGGCGGCGGTAGGAGGTGCTGACGACGATGACAAGGGAGCCAGCGATGATGAGAAGGCCCCACTGGGAGAGCGATTGCGCGAGAGTCTGCGCGGCTTCGAAGAACTTTGAATCGTCGACCGGTGTGACGGCAGTGGGTAGGAACACGTGGGAGTCCTTTGCTGCAGATTCTAAACTTTGTTGTGGGATGTATGGATGTGAGCGAAGGCATTATGTGTGTTTCTGCGTGCTGGTCTGCGATTTGCGCGTTTTGCCTGCTTCGAGGGGAGGTGATGGGTTGTTACAATTTAAGTTTGAGCGCGTGTTTTGTGAGGGATTGATACGGGATGTTGCGATTTTCTACAGCGGGAGAGAGCCACGGGGAGAGCCTGGTGGCGACGGTGAGTGGGATGCCCGCGGGCGTTACGGTGGATCAGGAGTTTGTGGATCGCGAGCTGTGGCGGCGGCAGAAGGGGTATGGGCGCGGTGGGCGCATGCGGATTGAGCGGGATACCGCGCATATCTTGAGTGGCGTAAGGCATGGGAAGACGATTGGGTCGCCGATTGCAATGGTGTTGGCGAATAACGATTGGAAGAACTGGACTGAGATTTTGCCGGTAGAGGCTGGTGATGCGACGAAGCATAAAGCTGTCGCTTCGCCGCGGCCGGGACATGCAGATTTGGCGGGGAGTTTGAAGTATGACTTTCCTGATGCGCGGTATGTGTTGGAGAGAGCGAGTGCGCGGGAGAGTGCGGCGCGGGTTGCTGCGGGGGCGATTGCGAAGTTGTTGCTGCGGGCGCTGGGGGTTGAGGTTGCGAGTCATGTGATTCGCGTGGGGAAGGCTGAGTTGCAGCGGCCGGCGACGTGGGATGAGATCGCGGCGCTGCAGTTGAAGGATGAGGTTTTGCTGAATTGCGTGGATGCCGAGAGTGAAGCGGCGATGAAGGCCGAGGTGGATGCGGTGTTGCGGACGGGCGACACGATTGGTGGCGTGTTCGAGGTGGTGGTGCATGGTTTGCCGCCCGGTGTGGGGACGCATGCGAACTGGGATGAGCGGATGGATGGTCTGCTGGCGCAGGCGGTGATGAGTCTGCAGGCGGTGAAGGCTGTGGAGTTGGGACGTGGGGTGACTGCGGCGGAGTCGTTGGGGTCGGCGGTGCACGATGCGATTGGATATGAGGGCTCGCCTGAGGATGGCCGCGGGTTTACGAAGTTTTCTCGAGAGCAGAATAATGCGGGCGGGATTGAAGGTGGGATCTCGAATGGCGAGGATGTTGTGGTGCGGGGGTATTTGAAGCCGATTTCGACGTTGAGGCGGCCGCTTGGTTCGGTGAGTTTTGAGACGCGGGAGCCGGTGAAGGCTGCGTATGAGCGGAGCGATGTGTGTGTGGTTCCGGCGGCTGGTGTGGCGGCGGAGGCGATGGTTGCGCTGACGGTGGCGCGGTTGATGGTAGAGAAGTTTGGTGGGGACTCGCTGCGTGAGATGCAGCGAAATTTCAATGGCTATTGTGAGCAGATTCGAGCGTATTAAGTGACAGGAAAATTGAACAAGATTCATGAGGTGGTGAAGTGGCCTGATCCGGTGCTGGCAAAGCGCGGGGAGACGGTGACGGTGTTTGACGCGAAGCTGAAGACGCTGACGGACGAGATGTTCGAGTCGATGTATGCGGCGCAGGGGATTGGGTTGGCGGCGCCGCAGATTGCGATCTCGCAGCGCATTACGGTGATCGATGTGAGCTTCAAGAAGAATCCGGAGGAGAAGCTGGTGCTGATCAATCCCGAGATTATTGAGAGCGAAGGCAAGCAGGTGGAGGAGGAAGGGTGCCTGAGTTTGCCGGAGATTCGCGAGAAGGTGACGCGGGCGGAGTGGGTGAAGGTGCGGGCGCAGGATGTGAAGGGCGAGTGGTTCGAGGTGGAAGGTACGGAGTTGCTGGCGCGGGCGATGCAGCATGAGATCGATCATCTGGATGGCGTGTTGTTTATCGATCGGCTGAGCCGGTTGAAGCGGGATCTGGTGATTCGGAAGATTAAGAAGCTGATTAAGAACGGCGAGTGGTGATGTCCTGCCGGACGGGCCCGCTGCGCGCGGGGCGGCCACTTCGTGGCGGGTTTACCTGGTCGTGGTTGGGTTGACTGATGTGGGCCTTCCTTCGGTCGGCGTAAGATTTTGTCTTTGAGCATTGCTCGGGCCTTGGTGCTTATTGTGGCGAGACAGGTATACGCGTTACGAAGTGACCGCTCTCCGCGCAGGGAGGCCCGTCTGGCAGGACGAGAGGATAAGACGATGAAGTTGGTCTTTTGTGGGACTCCAGAGTTTGCAGTGCCGACGCTTGAAGCAGTGATCTCAGCAGGGCATGAGGTTGCGCTTGTGGTGACGCAGCCGGATCGTGCCGCCGGGCGCGGACTGGAGGTGCATGTGCCTCCGGTGAAAGAAGTAGCGCTGAAGCATGGATTGCCGGTGGTGCAGCCGGAGAAGATCAAGAACAATGCGGAGTTGCGCACGCAACTGGAGGGGATCGCACCCGATGCGATTCTTGTTGTCGCGTATGGGCGGATTATTCCGCAGTGGATGTTGGAACTGCCGCGGTTTGGGAATATCAATCTGCATGGGTCGCTGCTGCCGAAGTATCGTGGGGCGGCGCCGATTCAGTGGGCAGTGGCCTGTGGCGAAGTGGTGACGGGCGTGACGACGATGCGGCTGGACGCGGGGCTCGATACGGGCGATATGCTGCTGGCGGCCGTGTGTCCGATTGGCCAGGAGGAGACTGCGGTGGATGTGTATGGGTGTCTTGCTCCGTTGGGCGCAGAGTTGATGGTGGAGACGTTGAAGAGGTTGGAGGCTGGGACGATCTGTCCTGAGGTGCAGGATCACTCGCAGGCGACGCTGGCACCGATCTTGAAGCGTGAGGATGGGCTGGTGGATTTTTCGCGGACGGCGAAGGAGATCTATGACCGATGGAGAGGTTTTCAGCCTTGGCCTGGGGCGCATACGACGTTGCGAGGAAAGAAGCTGATCGTTGGGAAGATGCATATGGCGAAGGGCACGGATGGTGAGGCTGGAGTGTTGATGGTGGATGGGGATGTGTTGAAGGTGGGATGTGGCAACGGGAGCCTGGTTGGGCTGGATGAGGTGCAGATGGAAGGGAAGAAGCGGATGAGTGCGGCTGAATTTCTGCGTGGGTATCAGGTGAAGAGCGGCGAACGGTTGGGGATATGAAGAGCGGATCGAAGCAAGGAGTTGGTGGGTCGCAGAGTAAGGCCGGTGCTGATGCTGGCAAGACGATTGCAGGGAAGCAGAGTGTGGGGAAGCAAGTAGTTGTACGGAAGAGGCCGGTGTCGGCGGGACCGACGGCTTCGGTTGAGGCTGCGGTGGCGAAGATTACGCCGGCGCGGCTGGCTGCGTTTGAGATTTTGAAGCTGGTGGGTGAGGGGAAGGGGCATAGCGACGAGTTATTGCATTCGCCTCGGGTGGATGCTCTTTCACCTGAGGATCGAAACCTGACGACGGCGTTGGTGATGGGCGTGCTGCGATGGCAGATTGCTCTCGATGCGCGGGTGCGTGGGTTGTTGCAGCGACCGGAACAGCGGCTGGCGGAGCCGGTGGCGATTGCGTTGCGGTTGGGGGCGTTTCAGTTGCTGCATCTGGAGCGGATTCCGGCGCATGCGGCGCTGAGTGAGAGTGTGGAGTTGTGCAGGGCGGCCGGGGAGCCTCATGCAATGGGGATGGTGAATGCGGTGTTGCGGAAGCTGGCGGCGGCGCAGAGGCCGGGAGTGCGGATTCACGAGTCGGTTGCGGCGTTTGCGGAGCGGCTGGGCCATCCGCGATGGCTCGTGGAGCGTTGGGTGAAGGCATATGGGCGCGACGCTGCATTGAAGATCTGCGAGGCTGACCAGATGGAGCCTGCTCCGGGTGGGATGTTCAGCGAGAGTGGTGGGGATCTGCCGCAGATGGATGATGGGTCGCGGCTGGTTGCGGAGATTGCTGCTGTTGCTGTTCCGGAGGCGAAGCGGGTGTGGGATTGCTGTGCTGCTCCGGGAGGGAAGACTTTGATTCTTGCTCGGCGGTTGAGTGGGGCTGAGTTGGTGGCGAGTGATGTGAGTACGAAGCGGCTGGCGCAGACGGAGGCGCGGCTGAAGAGGTATGCGTATGCGGAGCGCGTGGTGTTCGATGTGGCCGATGCCGCGGATGCTAAGGGAGTT is drawn from Edaphobacter lichenicola and contains these coding sequences:
- the aroC gene encoding chorismate synthase codes for the protein MLRFSTAGESHGESLVATVSGMPAGVTVDQEFVDRELWRRQKGYGRGGRMRIERDTAHILSGVRHGKTIGSPIAMVLANNDWKNWTEILPVEAGDATKHKAVASPRPGHADLAGSLKYDFPDARYVLERASARESAARVAAGAIAKLLLRALGVEVASHVIRVGKAELQRPATWDEIAALQLKDEVLLNCVDAESEAAMKAEVDAVLRTGDTIGGVFEVVVHGLPPGVGTHANWDERMDGLLAQAVMSLQAVKAVELGRGVTAAESLGSAVHDAIGYEGSPEDGRGFTKFSREQNNAGGIEGGISNGEDVVVRGYLKPISTLRRPLGSVSFETREPVKAAYERSDVCVVPAAGVAAEAMVALTVARLMVEKFGGDSLREMQRNFNGYCEQIRAY
- the def gene encoding peptide deformylase, whose translation is MTGKLNKIHEVVKWPDPVLAKRGETVTVFDAKLKTLTDEMFESMYAAQGIGLAAPQIAISQRITVIDVSFKKNPEEKLVLINPEIIESEGKQVEEEGCLSLPEIREKVTRAEWVKVRAQDVKGEWFEVEGTELLARAMQHEIDHLDGVLFIDRLSRLKRDLVIRKIKKLIKNGEW
- a CDS encoding FUSC family protein; this translates as MTLLRNWNSAARKLQWSRGLRAGLAVLVASLVCRMLGQPIGWAALGGFEAILVDNGGPYWSRLLTMGTLMLGGAAACLVASLAATPLAVALLVTAAFCFAITYARVIAQPIASTSVIILVIYFAGFGGASHSLHGALIEAFQFALGCAWATLLSLILWPLDPFRPARLQVAACYNTLAIFTAQVKDTAPQSDQREAERARVHQLQRTMRLTMEEARAALEATAARTASRTVRARSLTVLLETADMLFAKTIRWTEFVENTEDEVSRLALLDALRWLSGAERAIADGLRERPADAAASFTSEGSHSLEFLLGREQEIAKRKLTDSPLIAHFAADESDAMQNIQIAFEAVHALWSGLDIRAGDVAKRWSALADHGLAERQLAAGAAMSWTEIVRANWTGQSLMMRHALRVAVVGAIDVAIMWSMHLAHASWLGMTSVIVLQPYGSGTYRKSMQRVAGTIAGGVLAAVLAASIHSQMGIVIVLTATSVLTLATYAVNYAWYSFFLTPTFVLMSLPHLRDWHFAGVRIEMTLIGALVAVLAMRLLWPEQEKLELGRLLGQAAAADSAYVAAMLRFWKARPEERQAAERQVLAPARRRSGLAVIDAQETLDRLLLEPDLSWKQDTSGSEWESALTFVTYLQRFARAVTALAIVGTASESAVHRVEVVISRLDELSRSMVANQAVKPTDTMLPAASALYTESNIAEQQLRRLERQVNVMERAAASLQQQHRLESS
- a CDS encoding peptidylprolyl isomerase; its protein translation is MTLRISQFAVVCGLGLLALPGVVQAQAPRYQSPLSVPNAPQPQLTLPVTQPITPNGTVVEDVVVHVNDQIISRSDVERAEEGLAQENQQTGASAAEAAERQRNLLRDMIDKQLLLSRGKELGINADAEVIRRLDEIRKQNKMDTMEDLEKAARQQGVSFEDFKAGIRDNVITQQVVRDEVGRRLQMTQNQEQAYYDAHKQEFSQPEQIKLSEILIPTAADADEAAVAQAKAKAETVEAKLKSGSKFEDMAEAFSGGPTADKGGDLGLYKRGALAKVLEDQTFGLKAGEWTAPIRTRQGFVILKVTDHVDTGVPPLKDIEPQIQEAMYSEQMQPALRAYLTKLREEAYIDIRAGYVDSGASPKQTKPVFTAYAPPVAKKKKVQQKKRFDRGTKYSTVAKTTGAPATTAAVATTTTVTKNGKTVVKAKKVKREKIRYGQAPRNSLPPGPQETASGADIGEGAASATAAAAAPGTAIAPVEGVAQESSTSDTGPNPLAATAAPHGKTRYSDRAKVDAEKKAVKVKKKKEKAAAASAPMTAEEKAAQQTQAAPLGLNGDTAKKKKKVKVKGAPKERLQNKPPAPPAAPPVETPSKAPDRGTPMEGVHGTGTPAPKASDTTTLPPATAPPASNPPDAGQPPATPGSPIPTPPQQ
- a CDS encoding S41 family peptidase; the encoded protein is MAPRTHRALFSATVFLATCAVIGSFINQKVAAQSANDESTLRDSLHSFTNVYSLVEQNYAEPLNTDKTDKAIYDGAIPGMLHVLDPHSNFYDPKAFAQMREDQHGKYYGVGMTIQPQPTPNGKTKIVVLYPFEGTPSYKAGIRPGDEILTVDGKSTEGMDSTGVATMLKGARGTHVSVTMMREGSSRPLVFDLVRDEIPRPSVDLAFLLSPGIGYIHVSSFIETTSHEVGDALDKFGDIHGLVLDLRGNPGGLLNEAVNMSDKFLQKGQIVVSQRGRAFPDQVYRATRGEEGPKFPIVVLVNRNTASAAEIVSGALQDHDRALIAGETTFGKGLVQTVFQITENTGLALTTYHYYTPSGRLIQRNYDHVSLYDYYYVRDDSDKAKDKSNLEVKLTDSGRTVYGGGGITPDEKIDNLKSNHFQDNLLVHYAFFNFSKHYLASHTVTKDFVVDDAVMQQFKSFLKDTQIEYTDADIAGVDGWIKESIKSELFTSQFGQLEGLKVRAEWDPQIAKAVTFLPEAQTLEDHSKLAQKTNTASAKP
- a CDS encoding 3'-5' exoribonuclease YhaM family protein, with the translated sequence MKDFFIEDAARFDNSTVTTYFVLTSMQVRDKKQGGQYLALTVSDKTGSLEARMWDEVTDAIATCDEGCYVKVQGDISKYQGKFQITLKKLRLAAESEIDPKDFQPSTKFDVEQMWAELRGYVEAFKNAELRRLVFAFLDDEQIGPAFKAAPAAKRLHHAWLGGLLEHVLTLVRVCLTTAPFYPEVDADLLVTGAILHDIGKIRELSWGSSFSYTLEGQMIGHISIAQGMLREKVQQLAPFPEKLRVLVEHMILSHHGKYEFGSPKLPMTPEALLLSALDDLEAKMQAMRNEFAAAAASGKSGGEVTDWVRSMDRPLLNSQGYLKDE